A window of Streptomyces armeniacus contains these coding sequences:
- a CDS encoding peptidoglycan recognition protein family protein, which translates to MRVLSASSLGALTSAALLLTTGLPAAAATSAHATTGTATTGTAALGTAGAPGAPDRAPRMPGAGSTQSLPLTSLTPSDRGPRTGADGALGLAPRTVKPFSLLGVVWEDADAELTGRVQVRTRTAGTDRWSPWRELDTHSGDAPDHGREEQTGGAARGATAPLWVGPSDGVQVRVERAADAARTDGTARTDSAAEGAAHAGAATGAEAGAAPGALPEGLRLELVDPGDTKAASGAAEPGGETGGAVIPPLTRTETDAEAAARGLGIEFAEGGKHVGPRPGIVTRSGWGANERLRESGYAYGKTVRAAFVHHTAMGNDYRCSQAPSIIRSIYRYHVKSSGWRDIGYNFLVDKCGKIYEGRAGGVTEPVQGAHTYGFNTNTMGVAVLGSFGKSKPSKKALDGVAKLTAWKLGLYGVNARGKTTMTSGGGKYAKGKRVRMNTISGHRDGFNTECPGARLYERLDTIRATAGRLQGR; encoded by the coding sequence ATGCGCGTACTATCTGCTTCCTCGCTCGGCGCTCTGACATCCGCCGCCCTGCTGCTGACCACGGGCCTGCCCGCCGCTGCCGCCACCTCCGCCCACGCCACGACGGGCACCGCCACGACGGGCACCGCCGCCCTCGGGACCGCCGGCGCCCCCGGGGCGCCCGACCGGGCGCCCCGCATGCCCGGCGCGGGCAGCACCCAGTCGCTCCCGCTCACCTCGCTCACCCCCTCCGACCGCGGCCCGCGTACCGGAGCCGACGGCGCGCTGGGGCTCGCACCGCGCACCGTCAAGCCGTTCTCGCTGCTCGGCGTCGTCTGGGAGGACGCCGACGCCGAACTGACCGGCCGGGTGCAGGTGCGCACCCGTACGGCCGGTACGGACCGCTGGTCCCCCTGGCGCGAGTTGGACACGCACAGCGGCGACGCACCCGACCACGGGCGGGAGGAGCAGACGGGCGGCGCCGCGCGCGGCGCCACCGCGCCGCTGTGGGTCGGCCCCTCCGACGGCGTCCAGGTCCGCGTGGAACGGGCGGCGGACGCGGCCCGTACGGATGGCACGGCGCGTACGGACAGCGCGGCCGAGGGCGCCGCGCACGCCGGAGCCGCGACCGGAGCCGAGGCCGGAGCCGCCCCCGGCGCGCTGCCCGAGGGCCTCCGCCTGGAACTCGTCGACCCGGGCGACACGAAGGCCGCCTCGGGCGCCGCCGAACCCGGCGGCGAGACGGGCGGCGCCGTGATCCCGCCGCTCACCCGCACCGAGACGGACGCCGAGGCCGCGGCGCGCGGCCTGGGCATCGAGTTCGCGGAGGGCGGCAAGCACGTCGGCCCCCGGCCCGGCATCGTCACCCGCAGCGGCTGGGGCGCGAACGAGCGGCTCCGCGAGTCGGGCTACGCGTACGGCAAGACCGTCCGCGCCGCGTTCGTCCACCACACCGCGATGGGCAACGACTACCGCTGCTCACAGGCCCCTTCGATCATCCGCAGCATCTACCGCTACCACGTCAAGAGCAGCGGCTGGCGCGACATCGGCTACAACTTCCTCGTCGACAAGTGCGGCAAGATCTACGAGGGCCGCGCCGGCGGTGTCACCGAACCGGTGCAGGGCGCCCACACGTACGGCTTCAACACGAACACCATGGGCGTCGCCGTCCTCGGCTCGTTCGGCAAGTCCAAGCCGTCCAAGAAGGCGCTCGACGGCGTCGCCAAGCTGACCGCCTGGAAGCTCGGTCTGTACGGCGTCAACGCGCGCGGCAAGACCACCATGACGTCCGGAGGCGGCAAGTACGCGAAGGGCAAGCGCGTGCGGATGAACACCATCTCCGGGCACCGTGACGGATTCAACACCGAGTGCCCCGGCGCCCGCCTCTACGAGCGCCTCGACACGATCCGCGCCACGGCGGGCCGCCTCCAGGGCCGCTGA
- a CDS encoding TIGR03089 family protein, translating to MNATDRTPADLLGSALARDPARPLVTFYDDATGERVELSVATFANWVAKTANLLQDELGAEPGDRLALLLPAHWQTAVWLLACSATGVVADVAGDPAGADLAVAGPDTLDAARACGGERVALSLRPLGARFPQPPEGFTDYAVEVPGQGDRFAPYVPVDPDAAALALPGDARGGGSPSQAGELSGAQVVERARADAGVRGLAPGSRLLSTLGYDSWDGLSAGLYAPLAAGASVVLCRNTAGLDPAELAKRAESEQVTHTAEGR from the coding sequence ATGAACGCCACCGACCGCACCCCCGCCGACCTGCTGGGTTCCGCCCTGGCCCGGGATCCGGCGCGCCCGCTGGTGACCTTCTACGACGACGCCACCGGCGAACGCGTCGAACTCTCCGTCGCCACGTTCGCCAATTGGGTGGCCAAGACGGCCAATCTGCTGCAGGACGAGCTCGGCGCCGAGCCGGGCGACCGGCTCGCGCTGCTGCTGCCCGCGCACTGGCAGACCGCCGTATGGCTGCTCGCGTGCTCGGCCACCGGTGTGGTCGCCGACGTGGCCGGCGACCCCGCGGGCGCGGACCTGGCCGTCGCGGGGCCGGACACGCTGGACGCCGCGCGCGCCTGCGGCGGCGAGCGTGTCGCGCTCAGCCTGCGCCCGCTCGGGGCGCGGTTCCCGCAGCCGCCGGAGGGGTTCACCGACTACGCGGTGGAGGTGCCGGGCCAGGGTGACCGCTTCGCGCCGTACGTCCCGGTCGATCCGGACGCGGCGGCGCTGGCGCTGCCGGGCGACGCGCGGGGCGGCGGCTCGCCGTCACAGGCCGGGGAGCTGAGCGGCGCGCAGGTGGTCGAACGCGCCCGCGCGGACGCGGGCGTACGCGGCCTCGCGCCCGGCTCGCGGCTGCTGTCGACGCTCGGGTACGACAGCTGGGACGGGCTCTCCGCCGGGCTGTACGCACCGCTGGCCGCCGGGGCCTCCGTCGTCCTGTGCCGCAACACGGCCGGGCTCGACCCGGCCGAACTGGCCAAGCGCGCGGAGAGTGAGCAGGTCACGCACACCGCTGAGGGACGCTGA
- a CDS encoding LCP family protein, with the protein MTDTGTTTADEAPAPAPAPPPAPRRRRWLRWVALGTSVLVLAATGVGWALYQKLNGNIRTDRDTAEELARHENERPAAAGGEVQNILLLGSDSRDGANAEYGRGGTERADTTILLHLPADRSDATAVSLPRDLMVDIPGCSRPDGGTTRPQFAQFNWAFEYGGAACTIRTVERLTGIRVDHHLIVDFSGFKELVDALGGVEVCLREEVHDQDAHLDLDAGRQTLYGADALGFVRARKSFDGSDTQRIERQQQFLGSLVKKTRSNGVLLNPAKLYPVLNAATSALTADTGLDSLRELYDLVRSLREIPEEQVRFLTVPRRPYAQDGNRDELVQPAADRLFTLLRDDLPVPVDDEPDADGSAGEGADDTSPSPGPTPTYRGTTAARDVCTQEGAGNGAN; encoded by the coding sequence GTGACCGACACCGGCACGACGACCGCCGACGAGGCGCCCGCGCCCGCGCCGGCACCACCGCCGGCGCCCCGTCGGCGCCGGTGGCTGCGCTGGGTCGCGCTCGGCACGTCGGTGCTCGTGCTCGCCGCGACCGGAGTCGGCTGGGCGCTGTACCAGAAGCTGAACGGCAACATCCGTACCGACCGGGACACCGCCGAGGAGCTGGCCCGGCACGAGAACGAGCGCCCGGCGGCCGCGGGCGGCGAGGTGCAGAACATCCTGCTGCTCGGCTCGGACAGCAGGGACGGCGCCAACGCGGAGTACGGCCGAGGGGGCACCGAGCGCGCCGACACCACGATCCTGCTGCACCTGCCCGCCGACCGCTCGGACGCGACGGCCGTCTCGCTGCCGCGCGACCTGATGGTGGACATACCGGGCTGCAGCAGGCCGGACGGTGGCACGACCCGGCCGCAGTTCGCGCAGTTCAACTGGGCGTTCGAGTACGGCGGTGCCGCCTGCACGATCCGTACGGTGGAGCGGCTCACCGGCATCCGCGTGGACCACCACCTCATCGTCGACTTCAGCGGCTTCAAGGAGCTGGTGGACGCGCTCGGCGGGGTCGAGGTCTGCCTCCGCGAGGAAGTGCACGACCAGGACGCCCATCTCGACCTGGACGCGGGCCGGCAGACCCTGTACGGGGCGGACGCGCTCGGTTTCGTCCGCGCGCGCAAGAGCTTCGACGGCAGCGACACGCAACGAATAGAACGCCAGCAGCAATTCCTCGGCTCGCTCGTGAAGAAGACCCGGAGCAACGGCGTACTGCTCAATCCGGCGAAGCTCTATCCCGTCCTGAACGCGGCGACTTCGGCGCTCACCGCCGACACCGGCCTGGACTCGCTGCGGGAGCTGTACGACCTGGTGCGCAGCCTGCGGGAGATACCCGAGGAGCAGGTGCGCTTCCTGACGGTGCCGCGCCGCCCGTACGCACAGGACGGCAATCGCGACGAACTCGTACAGCCCGCCGCGGACCGGCTGTTCACCCTCCTAAGGGACGATCTGCCGGTTCCGGTGGACGACGAGCCGGACGCCGACGGGAGCGCCGGCGAGGGTGCCGATGACACGAGCCCTTCACCCGGACCCACGCCAACTTACCGCGGCACCACAGCCGCTCGCGATGTCTGCACACAGGAGGGCGCAGGGAATGGGGCGAATTGA